Genomic DNA from Pseudobacteriovorax antillogorgiicola:
AGAACGGAACTCACCGGGAACCGAGGGAAAATTAAATGGTGGTAAAAAATTATTATCCCCTGGTAACCTGATATCCCCCAGAGCCGAAGCTGAAATGGATAGTGCTATCGCCGATAAAGTTTTCATAATTGATCTCCTGTTGTAGTGCACAGGAGCCTAGAGCAACTTTTGTACCAGACAAATCTGAGGGAAAGTTCCTATAAAAAACCTATTTAGTCATGTAATCTTTGTTTTTAAAGATGCCAAGATGTCCTATTCAGCTTATGCTGTCCGATAAAATCTTCTAGTAGCTCAGCTGCATTCGCAGTTTTGCAACAATAAATAAGCTAGTGGCTAGTCAAATTGAATTCTCGTCTAGGCGACAAGGAGCGAGCGAAGAGACAGTACGTGCTGGATACGGTGACGAGCGAGTGACAAAGTCAACAACGCCGAGACAGCAACTTAAAGATTACAGAGAGCAAGATGTACCAGACTATGGACAAAACTTCCTTCTATCAGAGCAGCTCAGTTGCCTAGTGGGGCAAAACTAAGGGAAGACGGTTCAAAATTCTTGGTTTTTAACTACGAGACTTAAAGAACCGAATCAGCTAAGCAGATCACAAGGTCAAAGAAAGCCAGCCTATGACAATGGCTTTCTTTTAGCTCTTATCCGAAATTCATTGAGTGCCCGTAACCCCAAACTATCCCGATAACTGGGATTAGGAGTTTCACATTCAAGATCCTGAAAATGGCTGAAAAATGTCTCAAAGAAAATCTGGCTCTCTAGGAGGGCAAGGTGATTCCCAGGGCATAAGTGAATACCAACTCCAAAACTAAGGCTTGGTTCTTCATTTCGGAAGATATCAAAACGATCAGGATCTTGGAAAATCGATGCATCTCGGTTTCCTGCACCCAATAAGCAAAAAACACGCTCTCCAGCTGGTATTTTCACTCCTTCAATCACGACAGGCTCCGTTGTAACTCTGGTGACTCTTTGAACAGGAGCATCAAATCGCAAAACTTCGGCTAGAAAACTAGGAATCAGCTTAGCATCGTGAACCACAAGATCTAGAGTTTGTGGGTGATCCATGAGGCATTTCATACCATTGGCAATTAAATTACTTGTGGTCTCATGACCCGCGAAAATAAGAGCGATTGAGTTCGCGATTATGTCCTTATCGCTAACCCCTTTTTCCCGAAGCATTGCTAAAGCTTCAAGAAGGTTGGTTGATAGAGGCGCTCTTGGTTTCCGCCAGACATCTTCGAAATATTCTTCTAGGCCTACAATTGCAGCATAGGTCTTGCGAACAGCATCGGGTTTAACCTTACCATTGAAAAATCCTGCAATATCATCGGACCATTCTTTTATAATTTCCCTATCCTTGGGATCAGCTCCAAGAAGTTCAGAAATTACAATAACAGGAAGAGGGAACGCTAGGGCTTGAACGAAGTCAAAGCTATTAGCCTGATCATAAACACTAGTAATCAAATCGTCGACAATCGCTTGTATTCTATTCTTTAAGTCGAAAACAGATCGGGGTTGTAGAGCTCGAAGAATAGTTCGCCTTATAGGGGTATGTTGAGGTGGATCTAAGAATATCACCCAACGCTTGAGGTTTGACAGCATTGGCTCAAGAGCCTTAATCTGTTCAGCCCCCAAACGGCTAGCCATCGCATCGACGCGATTCGAACTTATCTGAGAATGCTTTAGAACTTCCTGAATTTGTCTGTAGCCTGCAATATAGAATATATCGTCCTTTTCGCTGTAGTAGATGTTTCCATAAGTTTCAAACAACTGACGATACTTCGGGTGGGGGTTTTGAAACATGTCTGGTGAGCCTAGATCTAGCAATGTTGCCATATAGTCTCCTCTCATCTAACGAGTGTGCAAACAAATGTAACATGTTAACTTTTAGCTGCAACTCTTAATATAACAATTGCGAACAGTATAGAGTTAGTACATACAAAGCCTTGTGCCTAATCCCACGTCGCTGCTGATGTGAGACACCTTTTGCCACGACTTCAAGCCCTACTTCATCCAATACATACTCGTTGACTGAACCTACCAGCCTGGGATCAAGGCCGGGGGTTTGGCTATGTTAAAGAAATGACTCCTGAGTCCAGCACATTGACTTCATCTTTTCTGAGGGAATATACCATTCTCAAGAAGCTCCAATAAAAGCCTTTCAGGCTGGATGAAATTCAAACAGAAGGTGAAGCAAATCACCCTTTCCCACTCACGATCTAAGTATGATTGCAGAGAGCTTTACTTTCAAGTCCGATCTCACACACCCACAGCACTTGGTCAAAATTAGCCAGCGAGATCAAATTCGACCTTGCTAGCCCTCCACTAAGTACATGCTCTTAACTTCGAATATCAACACCCATGTTGGATAGCCAGCTATCTGCTTTCGTAAGATCAGCAGGAATAATGATCCTTGTCTTGTCCTTAGCCAGTCCTTGCATATGCTCAACGTAGCGCTCAGCCAATTGCAATTTTAAGGCCTCAGAACCGCCTGGCTCAGCGACGACATCACCGATTTTCTTGATTGAATCAGCAGTAGCCATAGCCAGAGCAAGAATCTCGGCAGCCCGCCCCTCAGCCTCATTAATGAGCTGCTGCTTAGTACCCTCGGAGAGGTTGATCATCTCTTTTTTTCTGCCCTCAGATCGATTGATCTTCGCCTGCTTATCGCCCTCGCTTTTGGCGAGAATAGCCCGGCGGTCCCGCTCTGCAGTGACCTGCTTTTCCATCGAGACACGAACAGACTCTGGAGGCCTAAGATTTTTGATCTCATAGCGGTGAACTCGAATCCCCCAGCTTTCGCCCGCTTGTTCGAGCACCTGAACAACTCTCGCAGAAATTGTATCTCTCTCTTCAAAGGTGCGATCTAGGTCTAAAGTGCCGATCACTGCTCGTGTGGTAGTCTGTGCCAGCTGAACCGCCGCATAGCGATAGTCAGTAACACCGTAGGACGCCTTTGCTGGGTCCATGACGGACAGGTAAATCACTCCATCGACGGTAACATGAACTTCATCCTTCGAGAAACACTCCTGCGGTGGTACCTCGATCGCCTCTTCCTTTAGATCCACCTTGAAGGGAACCTTATCTAAAAACGGAATCAAGGCATGGAAACCTGGTCCTAGAGTTCGATTATAGCGACCAAGGCGCTCCACGATAAATGCCGACCTTGTGGGAACCAACTTGATGGATGAAACAAGCTTCAAAGCAAGGACTAAGAACAATACTCCCCAAAAAACCAAATTGATAATATCCAAAAGTTCCATGTATAACTCCTTACTTCAGTTTGTTTTGAATCTGATCAACGCCCTCGAATATGCCCTTAACTTGCGCCATCTCGCGAGGTAGGACCGAGATATCAGACTGTTTAAAGATATCACCCAACTCGTCGATATATCGTTCTACAACCCGAAGTTGGGCGGCCTCCTGCCCACCCTTCCGTCTCATAGCCTCAGCTAGCAGCTTCATGCCATCAGCAGTAGCTTCTGCAATAATTTGGATCTTTTTAGCCCGACCTTCCGCCTCATTGATCCTCTTTTGCCGCTCGCCTTCGGAGATATTAATGGCATACTGGCGATCCCCTTCCGATAAATTGATGGTCGACTCCTTCTCGGCGGTAGCCAATAAAATCTCAGCGCGCTTTTCCCGTTCCGCCTCCATCTGCTTCTCAAGGGTATTCACCACATGATCACTGGGATCGATATTCATAACTTCGTAGCGAAGGACCTTGATACCCCATGAGCTAGATGCCTTATCAATCTCCTGGACTATCTTTTCGTTAAGGGTATCTCTTTCCGAAAACGTCTGCCCGAGAGATAGTTTACCTATCTCAGAGCGCATTGTGGTTTGAGCAAGGTTGATCGCAGCAATGCGATAGTCTTCTATTCCATAGCTCGCAGATTTCGGATCGATGACCTGTAAATATAGGATGCCATCCACTTCAATTTGAATATTATCTTTAGATATACAACTTTGAGGAGGAATATCCAGGACCTGCTCTCGGGTCTCGTGTCGATATGAGACTCGATCGAAGAATGGAATGAGAATATGCAAGCCAGGGTCTCCCGTCTTGAGAAACTTACCCAATCGCTCAACAACAATGGCTTCTCGCATCGGAACGATGACAAAGGTCAGATAAGCAAAGATCAGGAAGATAATCGTTATAACAGTAAAAAATGTGATCATGTATGAGTTCCTTTCTCTAATGAACTAACCACCCAGGCTACGCCTTGCCGCTTCACGATCACAGCCTGACGACCTGCTGTGAGAGTCTCGCGACTCAGTGCCTCCCAAGTGGTGTTTCGATATTGAATTCGTCCTGAACTTTCAGGATGGATGTCTTGGGTTACCAATACCACTGCACCAATCGCATCAGCGTCTATTTCAACGTTTGCAACACGGCTTTCTCCTGGAAAAAATCTCATGCACAAAGTTCTAATAAGCAAGACATTGACCAAGGCGCAGA
This window encodes:
- a CDS encoding SPFH domain-containing protein codes for the protein MELLDIINLVFWGVLFLVLALKLVSSIKLVPTRSAFIVERLGRYNRTLGPGFHALIPFLDKVPFKVDLKEEAIEVPPQECFSKDEVHVTVDGVIYLSVMDPAKASYGVTDYRYAAVQLAQTTTRAVIGTLDLDRTFEERDTISARVVQVLEQAGESWGIRVHRYEIKNLRPPESVRVSMEKQVTAERDRRAILAKSEGDKQAKINRSEGRKKEMINLSEGTKQQLINEAEGRAAEILALAMATADSIKKIGDVVAEPGGSEALKLQLAERYVEHMQGLAKDKTRIIIPADLTKADSWLSNMGVDIRS
- a CDS encoding cytochrome P450, producing the protein MATLLDLGSPDMFQNPHPKYRQLFETYGNIYYSEKDDIFYIAGYRQIQEVLKHSQISSNRVDAMASRLGAEQIKALEPMLSNLKRWVIFLDPPQHTPIRRTILRALQPRSVFDLKNRIQAIVDDLITSVYDQANSFDFVQALAFPLPVIVISELLGADPKDREIIKEWSDDIAGFFNGKVKPDAVRKTYAAIVGLEEYFEDVWRKPRAPLSTNLLEALAMLREKGVSDKDIIANSIALIFAGHETTSNLIANGMKCLMDHPQTLDLVVHDAKLIPSFLAEVLRFDAPVQRVTRVTTEPVVIEGVKIPAGERVFCLLGAGNRDASIFQDPDRFDIFRNEEPSLSFGVGIHLCPGNHLALLESQIFFETFFSHFQDLECETPNPSYRDSLGLRALNEFRIRAKRKPLS
- a CDS encoding NfeD family protein, whose amino-acid sequence is MDMMRFWLYFAIVCIVAEFFLPGAVLVFIGLAASVISLLIYLGLIDSWVTAFTMFFICALVNVLLIRTLCMRFFPGESRVANVEIDADAIGAVVLVTQDIHPESSGRIQYRNTTWEALSRETLTAGRQAVIVKRQGVAWVVSSLEKGTHT
- a CDS encoding SPFH domain-containing protein, which translates into the protein MTFFTVITIIFLIFAYLTFVIVPMREAIVVERLGKFLKTGDPGLHILIPFFDRVSYRHETREQVLDIPPQSCISKDNIQIEVDGILYLQVIDPKSASYGIEDYRIAAINLAQTTMRSEIGKLSLGQTFSERDTLNEKIVQEIDKASSSWGIKVLRYEVMNIDPSDHVVNTLEKQMEAEREKRAEILLATAEKESTINLSEGDRQYAINISEGERQKRINEAEGRAKKIQIIAEATADGMKLLAEAMRRKGGQEAAQLRVVERYIDELGDIFKQSDISVLPREMAQVKGIFEGVDQIQNKLK